The nucleotide window GTGCCGGCGTAGCTGTAGGGCAGGATGGCCTGCGGGTCGCGCGCGGCGATCGCCGTGAGGCGCGCGGCGATGTCCCCCAACGCTTCGTCCCACGAGACGGGCGCGAACCGGCCGCTGCCCTTGGGGCCGGTGCGCTTGAGCGGCGTGAGGATGCGCTCGGCGTGGTGCGTGCGCTCGGCGTATTTCGACACCTTGGCGCACAGCACGCCGCCCGTGGGCGCATGCGCGGGGTTGCCCTGCACGCGCACGGCGCGGCCGTTCTCCACGGTGGTCAGCAGGGCGCAGGTGTCGGGGCAGTCGTGCGGGCAGGCGCCGCGTACTGGGGTGGAGGAAAGCATGGCGAACAGGGGAGTGGGGGCAGGCGCTGCAGTATTCCACGTTCACCAAAGTGCTGTACTAGACTGTGCCAATCCAAGGAAGACTGCCATGAAGACCATCGACGCCATTGCCGCCCAGGCGCCCGCCATCGCCGCGCTGCGCCGCGACATCCACGCCCACCCCGAGCTGTGCTTTGAGGAAGTGCGCACCGCCGACCTCGTGGCGGAAAAGCTGACGCAGTGGGGCATTCCCCTGCACCGTGGCATGGGCAAGACCGGCGTGGTGGGCATCGTGCACGGGCGCGACGGCGGCGCCTGCGGGCGGGGCGTGGGCCTGCGCGCCGACATGGACGCGCTGCCCATGCAGGAGTTCAACACCTTTGCGCACGCCAGCAAGGCGCCGGGCAAGATGCACGCCTGCGGCCACGACGGCCACACCGCCATGCTGCTGGCGGCGGCGCAGCACCTGGCCAGCCACCGCGACTTCGACGGCACGGTGTACCTGATCTTCCAGCCGGCCGAGGAGGGCGGCGGCGGCGCGCGCGTGATGATGGACGACGGCCTGTTCACCCGGTTCCCCATGGAGGCGGTGTTCGGCATGCACAACTGGCCCGGCATGCCCGCGGGCACCATGGCCGTGAGCCCGGGTCCGGTGATGGCCTCGACCAGCGAGTTCAAGATCACCATCCGCGGCAAGGGCAGCCACGCCGCCATGCCGCACATGGGCATCGATCCGGTGCCCATCGCCTGCCAGGTGGTGCAGGGCTTCCAGGCCATCGTCAGCCGCAACAAGAAGCCGCTGGATGCCGGGGTGATCTCGGTCACCATGATCCACGCGGGCGAGGCCAGCAACGTGGTGCCCGACGCCTGCGAGCTGCAGGGCACGGTGCGCACCTTCACCACCGAAGTGCTCGACCTGATCGAGCGCCGCATGCGCCAGGTGGCCGAGCACACCTGCGCGGCGCACGAGGCGCGCTGCGAGTTCGAGTTCGCGCGCAACTACCCGCCCACGGTGAACAGCCCGGCCGAGGCCGCGTTCGCGCGCCAGGTGATGGTGGACATCCTCGGCGAGGACAAGGTGCTGGCGCAGGAGCCCACGCTGGGCGGCGAGGACTTCGCCTACATGCTGCAGGCCAAGCCGGGCGCGTACTGCTTCATCGCCAACGGCGAAGGCGGCCACCGCGACGCGGGCCACGGCGCTGGCCCGTGCACGCTGCACAACCCGAGCTACGACTTCAACGACGCGCTGATCCCGCTGGGCGCGACCTACTGGGTGCGGCTGGCGCAGGCGTGGCTGAATCGCACGCCTGGCTGAATTTCAAGGAAAAAACCGCTCCAACCCTTGCTGGGAAAGCGCTGGCAGCTATTGATTACGTAGCGGGTTGCGCTGCGCTATCACACCTCGCCCCACGGCAGCATCAGCGTCAGCAGCGACAGCTGCGCGAACTCGGGCGTGAAGGCGTCGATGATCTGCTGCGGTGCGGGGCACAGCGCGGTGTCGGTCATCACGCCGAACTGCACGCCGCCGCCGTAGCTGAGGATGGACACG belongs to Acidovorax sp. YS12 and includes:
- a CDS encoding amidohydrolase, translating into MKTIDAIAAQAPAIAALRRDIHAHPELCFEEVRTADLVAEKLTQWGIPLHRGMGKTGVVGIVHGRDGGACGRGVGLRADMDALPMQEFNTFAHASKAPGKMHACGHDGHTAMLLAAAQHLASHRDFDGTVYLIFQPAEEGGGGARVMMDDGLFTRFPMEAVFGMHNWPGMPAGTMAVSPGPVMASTSEFKITIRGKGSHAAMPHMGIDPVPIACQVVQGFQAIVSRNKKPLDAGVISVTMIHAGEASNVVPDACELQGTVRTFTTEVLDLIERRMRQVAEHTCAAHEARCEFEFARNYPPTVNSPAEAAFARQVMVDILGEDKVLAQEPTLGGEDFAYMLQAKPGAYCFIANGEGGHRDAGHGAGPCTLHNPSYDFNDALIPLGATYWVRLAQAWLNRTPG